The DNA region TCCCCGGCTCCCAGGTGGACATCCGGCCGGTCCGGAACCTGGACAAGCTGATCGGCGAGAAGTTCAAGTTCAAGGTCATCAAGTTCAACAAGAAGCGCGGGAACATCGTGCTGTCGCGCCGGGTCCTCCTCGAGAAGGAGCGCGAGGAGCTGAAGAAGGAGACCCTGAAGAACCTGAAGGAGGGCGCGATCCTCAAGGGCGTGGTCAAGAACCTCACCGACTACGGCGCCTTCATCGACCTGGGCGGCATCGACGGCCTGCTGCACGTCACCGACATGAGCTGGGGCCGCATCGGCCACCCGTCGGAGATGTTCGAGGTCGGCCAGGAGGTCCGCGTCGTCGTCCTGAAGTTCGACCCGACCTCCGAGCGCGTCAGCCTGGGCCTGAAGCAGATCCAGGAGGACCCGTGGCACCGCGCCGACGAGAAGTATCCGGTCGGCACGCGCGTCAAGGGCAAGGTGGTCTCGCTCACCGACTACGGCGCGTTCATCGAGCTGGAGCAGGGCGTCGAGGGCCTCGTCCACGTCTCCGAGATGAGCTGGACGAAGCGCGTGAAGCACCCCTCGAAGCTGGTCAACGTGGGCGATCAGGTCGAGGCGGTGGTGCTCGACATCGACCCGAAGGCCAAGCGGATCAGCCTCGGCATGAAGCAGATCGAGGCGAACCCCTGGACGCTGCTCGAGGACAAGTATCCGATCGGCACGACGATCCGCGGCGAGGTCCGCAACGTCACCGACTTCGGCATCTTCGTCGGCGTCGAGGAGGGCATCGACGGCCTGGTGCACGTCTCCGACATCTCCTGGACCGAGCGCATCAAGCACCCGGGCGAGAAGTTCAAGAAGGGTGACGTGGTCGAGGCGGTGGTGCTCAACATCGACGTCGAGAACGAGCGCTTCAGCCTCGGCATCAAGCAGGCGCACGTCGATCCGTGGACCACGCTCTCCGAGCGTCACCCGGTGGGCGCCCGCGTGAAGGGCCGCGTCACCAAGGTCACCGACTTCGGCGCGTTCGTGGAGATCGAGCCGGGCATCGAGGGCCTGGTGCACGTGTCCGAGATGAAGGACGAGCGCGTGGAGAACCCGCGCGACGTGGTGCAGGAGGGCCAGGAGGTCGAGGTCAAGGTCATCGACATGGACCTCCAGGACCGCAAGGTCGCGCTCTCCATGAAGGCGGTCAACCGCGACGGCGGCGAGGACGACTACCGCGAGTACCTGCGCCGCCAGGGCGACGGCCGCGCCCGCCTCGGCGACCTGATGGAGAAGTTCAACCGCCGGAAGTAGCCTCCCGGCGGTCCGGAGCACCTGCGGGCGGCCTGCGCGAGCGGGCCGCCCGCTTCCTTTTTGCCGGTTGCGACCCCCCGGGCCGCGTGCTTACCTGACCCGACCATGAACCCCAGCGATCCCAACGAGCCCCTCCCCACCACGCCCGTCGGCCCCCAGGAGCCGCAGCCCGGGGCGACCGGGCCGGGATCGCCGGCGCGGCCCGAGCCGCCGCGCTGGGGCGCACCGCCCCCGCCGCCGCCGAGCTGGGGCCCGCCGCCCGGCCCGCCGCCGTCCTCGGGCTGGGGCGCGCCGCCGCCCGGCATGCCGCCGCAGCCGCCGCCGCGCCGCGACCGGCTGGCGCTCGGGATCGTGGCGTTCATCTTCGGCGGCCTGTTCCTGGTGTTCTTCGGGTTCCTGCTGCTGGCGTTCGGCGCCGTGCGCGGCGAGTCCCCGCGCCTCGGCTCGGGCCCGCGCGTCGGCGTGATCGACGTGAAGGGCACCATCGGCGGCGGCCCGGAGCGCGACGAGACCGAGGACATCCTGAAGCGCATCCGCCGCTTCGCCGACGACGGCGACCTGAAGGCGGTGGTGATCCGGGTGGACTCGCCGGGCGGCTCGGTGGGCGCCAGCCAGGAGATCCACGACGAGGTGAAGCGCCTCGCGCAGAAGAAGGTCGTGGTCTGCTCGATGGGCAACCTGGCCGCGTCGGGCGGCCTGTACGTGTCGGTGGCCTGCCCGAAGATCGTCGCGAACCCCGGCACGCTCACCGGCTCGATCGGCGTCATCAGCCAGTTCCCCAACGTGAAGGACCTCGCCGAGAAGCTCGGGGTGAAGGTCGAGACGGTGAAGACCGGCAAGCTGAAGGACGCCGGCAACCCGTTCCGCGACATGACGCCGGAGGACCGCGCCTACTGGCAGGGGCTGGTCGAGAACACGCTGGGCCAGTTCGTGAAGGCGGTCGCCGAGGGCCGCAAGCTGGACGAGGCGAAGGTGCGCGCCATCGCCGACGGCCGCGTGCTCACCGGCGCGCAGGCGAAGGAGGCCGGGCTGGTGGACCAGCTCGGCAACTTCTACGACGCGGTGGAGCTGGCGAAGCAGGAGGCGAAGCTGAGCGGCGAGCCGGTGCTGGTCTACCCGCCCGACGAGCACGGCCGCTTCCTCGAGCAGCTCATGGGCGGCGCCGCCGGCGCGGTGGCCGACGCGGTCGCCACCCGGGTGGCGCAGGGGGCGGCCGACGCGCGGCAGCCCGGCGTGTACTTCCTCGCGCGGTAGCGGCGCGCGCCGCAAGGAGATCCCGTGCAGCAGCCGCTCTGGGCCCCGTGGCGGATGGAGTTCATCCGGTCCGAGAAGCCGACCGGGTGCATCTTCTGCGACTTCCCCGCGGCGCCGGAGTCGGCCGACCGCGGCAACCTGGTGGTGCACCGCTCGGCCCACGCGTTCACCTGCCTGAACCGGTTCCCGTACAACTCCGGGCACGTGATGGTGATCCCGCGCGCGCACCTCGCCGACCTGGGCGCGCTCGGACCGGCGGAGTGGACCGACCTGCAGGAGGAGCTGCGCCGCGCGGCCGCCGTGGTGAAGGCGGTCTACCGGCCGGACGGGATGAACGTCGGCATGAACCTGGGCCGCGCCGGCGGCGCCGGGATCGCGGACCACCTGCACTGGCACGTCGTGCCGCGCTGGCTCGGCGACAACAACTTCATGCCGGTGCTGGCCGACAACCGCGTGGTCGTGGAGGCGCTCGACGAGGCCTGGCAGCGGCTGCGCGCCGGGTTCGCCGCGCTGGGCCCGTGACGCAGCTCTGGCTCGCGCTCGCCGCCGGCTCGCTCGCCGCGATCGTGGCGATCCTGCTCGCGGAGCGGCTGCGGCGGCGCCGCGACGAGGCGCAGGCCTACCTGAAGGGCGTCCGCTCCATCGTGCAGGGCGACCCGGACGCCGCCATCGAGGCGCTCTCCGACGCCGCGCGGCTGGGCACGCCCGAGGCGGTGGACACCTACCTGGCGCTGGGCGCGCTGTTCCGGCGCGAGGGCGACCTCGCGCGGGCGGTGCGGCTGCACCGCAACATGCTGTTCGGCCGGGGGCTCGACCCGGCGCGGCGCGCCGAGGTGGAGCGCGAGCTGGCCGAGGACTACCGGCGGAGCGGCATGCTCGCCGAGGCCGCCGAGCTGTACGCGCGGCTGGCGGAGCGCGACGGGGATCGCGCCGCGGCCGAGGGGCTGCGCGACGTGAAGGTCGAGCAGGGCGACCTGGCCGGCGCGGTGGCGCTGCAGCGGCGCATCGGCCCGCAGGACGGGGACCCGGTGCTGGCGCACCTGCTCGCGGCGCAGGCGCGCGAGGCGCTCCCCGGCGATCCGGCCCGGGCGGCGGCGCTCGCGCGCGAGGGGCTCGCCGCGCACGCGCGGAGCGCGGACGCCTGGATGGCGCTCGCCGAGGCCGAGGCCGCCGCCGGCGCGACCGCCGCGGCGCTGGAGGCCGCGGGCCGCTCGCTCGACGAGGACCCGCGCGCCGCGCTGCTGGCGTGGCCGGCGGTGGCCGCGGTCCCGGACGCCGCGGCGGCCGAGGCGTTCGCGGCGGCCCGCGCGGCCGCGCGCCCCGACGACGCGGCGCTGCACCTCCTGCACGGGCGCGCGCTGCACCGCTGCGGCCGGACCCCGGAGGCGGTGGCGGCGCTGCGGCTGGCGCTCGAGCGCGACCGGGTGGGCGAGGTGTCGCTGGCGATGCGGGAGCTGCTGCACCAGGCCGGCGCGCCGGGCCCGGACGACCTCGCCGCCCGCCACGACCTGCTGGTCGCGGCGCTGCTCCGCCGCGGCAAGGCCCCGCGCTGCGAGCGCTGCGGCTCCGACGCCCCGTCGCGCGCCTGGCGGTGCCGGCGCTGCGGCGCGTTCGACGCCTATCCCTGAGGGCGCCCGCGCCCCGCGCGGCCCGGCGCTTGCTTCCCGCGCGCGCCCCCGGTAGAGAGACCCCTTCCTATGGTCCGTGATCGCGTCATCGAACTCTTCCGCAAGGCGCTCGCCCAGGGCGCCGACGACGGGCGCTGGCCGGCGGCGGACGCCGGCTTCTCGGTGGAGGCGCCGCGCGACCCGAAGCACGGCGACTTCGCGGTCAACGCCGCCATGGTGCTGGCGAAGCAGGCGGGCAAGCCGCCGCGCGAGCTGGCGCAGGCGATCGTCGAGGCGGTGCGCGCGGCCGACACGGCCGGCGACCTGGCCGGGCTGGAGATCGCCGGCCCCGGGTTCATCAACGTGCGGCTCTCCCCGGACCTGTGGCTGCGCACGCTCGCGCGCGCGGTCGCCGAGGGCCCGGCCTACGGCCGCACCGCGGTGGGGCAGGGGAAGAAGGTCATCGTCGAGTACGTCTCGGCGAACCCGACCGGCCCCATGCACGTCGGGCACGGGCGCAACGCGGTGGTCGGCGACGGCGTCCAGGGCCTGCTGCGCTGGGCCGGCTTCGACGTGAGCCGCGAGTACTACGTCAACGACTACGGCGCGCAGGTGCAGACGCTGGCGCGCTCGGTCCACCTCCGCTACCAGGAGCTGCACGGGCGGGCGGTGACCATGCCGCCCAAGAGCTATCCGGGCGAGTACGTGAAGGACATCGCCGCCGGCCTGAAGGCCGAGTACGGCGCGCGGTTCCTGGACGCGCCGGAGGCCGAGTGGCTGACGCTGTTCCGCGACCACGCGGTCCAGCACGTGCTCGGGATGATCCGCGAGGACCTCGCCGCGGTGAACATCTCGTTCGACCGCTGGTCGTCGGAGAAGGCGCTCTACGAGTCGGGCACGGTGGACCGGTTCCTCCGCTTCCTGGAGGAGAAGGACCTCGTCTACGTCGGCAAGCTGCCGCCGCCGAAGTCGAAGAAGGGGCAGCCGCCGCCGCAGGCGCAGCCGGACGAGGAGGGCGTGACCGCCGCCGAGGACCTCACCCTGTTCCGCTCGTCGGCGTACGGCGACGAGGTGGACCGGCCGGTGAAGAAGGCGGACGGGACCCCCACCTACTTCTGCGCGGACATCGCCTACCACTGGGACAAGCGCCAGCGCGCCGACGCGCTGGTGGACGTGCTCGGCGCCGACCACGGCGGCTACGTGCCGCGGCTCGAGGCGGCCATGGAGGCGCTGGGCGCCTCGCGCAAGGACCTGCACGTCGTGCTGATCCAGATGGTCAGCCTGATGCGCGGCGGCGAGTCGGTGAAGATGTCGAAGCGCGCCGGCACGCTGGTCTCGCTGCGCGAGGTGGTGGACGAGGTGGGGCGCGACGCGACCCGCTTCATCTTCCTCACCCGGCGCTCCGACGCGCCGCTCGACTTCGACGTCGAGCTCGCCAAGAAGCAGACGCTCGACAACCCGGTGTTCTACGTCCAGTACGGCCACGCCCGCCTGGCGGCCATCTTCCAGAAGGCGCGCGAGGCCGGGCACGCGGTGCCGGAGTTCGACCTCGACGCCGCGCGGACGCTCGGCTCGCCGGAGGAGCAGGACCTCATCCGGCGGATCGCCGCGTTCCCGGACCTGCTCGCCGCCGCGGCGCTCGCCTACGAGCCGCACCGGGTGGCGTTCTACCTCCAGGAGACCATCGCCGCCTTCCACTCCTGGTACACGCAGGGGAAGAAGAGCGGCGAGAAGGTGATCGGGCCCGACCCGGTCAAGACCGCGGCGCGCCTGTTCCTGTGCCGGGCCCTGAAGCAGGTGCTCGCGAACGGGCTGGCGGTGCTGGGCGTCTCCGCGCCGGATCGGATGGAGAGTCCGGAAACTCGCGATATCGCGGACGACGTCTAGAATCCTGGCTGCCGCGGTTCGCGCGCCCGGTCCTCGCGGCGCGCGCCCGTCGCCGCGGCGGGGTGACGTCCATGCGCGAAGAGAACGCCCGGAGCCGTGAGAAGTTCGAGCTGTCCCTGGACGGCCGCCAGATCGCGTCGATCGTGGTCGGCGCGCTCGTGATCCTGGGCGTCATCTTCGTCCTGGGGCTGAACGTGGGCCGGCAGATGGCCGCCCGCCAGGCGGAGGCGGTCCGCGGCTCCGGCGACCTGGACGCGCTCGACCGCGTCCCGGTGGCCGCGCCGGCCGCCCCGGCTCGCAACGACCTGACCTTCTACGATCAGCTCCCCAAGGGGAAGCCGTCCGCGCCGCCGCCGGTCGAGGCGCGCCCCGCTGCGGCCCCGGCGCCCGCGCCCGCCGCGGCGCCGGCCCCGTCCGCCGCGCCCGCCCCCGCGCCCGCGGCGCCGGCCGTCGCCGCCACCGCGCCGGCGAAGCCCGCTGCCACCGCGGCGCCCGCGGCGACGCCGAAGCCGGCCGCTGCGCCGGCGCCGACCCCGCCCGCTGCCGCCGCGCCGAAGCCCGCCGCGGCCGGCGCGTTCGCGGTCCAGCTCGCCGCGACCCAGAGCCGAACCGAGGCGGAGCGGATCGCCGCGAAGTACCGGGCGCTCTCGCCGCGCATCGAGGCCGCCGACGTCCCGGGCAAGGGCCGCTTCTTCCGGGTGCGGGCGGGCAGCTTCGCCACCCGCGCGGAGGCGGAGCGCTACCTGCGCGACGCCGAGCGGGAATCGGGGGCGAAGGGATTCGTGACCGCGAGCCGGTGAGCCTAGCTTCACGTCGGAGCCGGAGACACATGACCAGCACGTTCGAGAACCCGAAGCGCGTCGAGAAGCCCTGGGGCCACGAGCTGTGGTGGGCCCACACCGAGCGCTACGTCGGCAAGCTCCTGCACGTGAAGGCGGGGACGCAGCTCTCGTTGCAGTACCACGTGAAGAAGGACGAGACGATCCACCTCTGGAGCGGCGAGATGGTGCTCGTGCTCCAGGAGGACGGCCGCCTGGTCGATCACCCCATGCGCCCGGGCGACAGCTACCACGTGCGCCCGGGCACGGTGCACCGCATGCGCGCGGTGACCGACTGCGACGTGCTGGAGGTGTCCACGCCCGAGGTCGAGGACGTGGTGCGCGTCCAGGACGACTACGGCCGCTGAGCCCGGCGACGGCGGGTTGCCTCGCGCAGGCGCGCCGGCGGCTTCGCGCGCGGTCCGGGGCGCGAACGCGCCCGCGCGGCGGCGGCGGGGCGCAGGCGGGCGAGAGCCGGTCTCAGCGCGAGAGCAGGACCCCGATCGCGGTCGCGACGACGACCAGCGCCGCGACGAGCAGCGCCACCTTCCGCGGGCTCTCGGCGCGCGCCTCGCGCACGCCCTGCAGCGCGTGCATGGCCCCGGCGCGCGTCCAGCGGTCGGAGGTCTCCGCGCGGACCAGGTCGTCGTCGCCGAGGAAGCCGTGCGCGTAGAGCGCGTGCAGGTCGGCGAGCGACGGGACCACCAGCTCCCGGCCGCTCGCGTCGCGCACGTGGTAGCGCATCGGCGCGCGCCTCATGCCGGCCCCAGCTCCGCGGCGATGGCCTCGGCGACGCGCAGCCCGTCCACCGCCGACGAGACGATGCCGCCCGCGTACCCGGCGCCCTCGCCGGCGGGGTAGACGCCGCGGAGCGCCGGGCTCTGCAGGTCCTCGCCGCGCACCAGGCGGCAGGGCGCGCTCGTGCGGGTCTCGACGCCGATGAGGAGCGCCTCGTCGGTGACGAAGCCGTGCATGCGCTTCTCGAAGCTCCGCAGCCCGGCGCGGAGCGCGTCGCGCACCGCCGGCGGGAAGAGCTGCGACAGATCGGCCGGCACCAGGCCGGGGCGGTAGGAGGTGCGGCCGGGCGGCGCGCCGGGGCGGCCGGCGAGGTAGGCCGACAGCCGCTGCGCGGGCGCGTGGTAGCCGCCGCCGCCGAGCCGGTAGGCCGCCCGCTCCCACTTGCGCTGCCACTCCAGGCCGGCGAGCGGGCCCTCGAAGCCCTCGGCGGCGAAGTCGGCGGGCGAGACCGCCACGACCATGCCCGCGTTCGCGAGCGGCGAGCTGCGGTGCGAGTTGGACATGCCGTTCGTGCACTGCATCTCCGGCTCGGTCGGGGTGGGGACCACCACGCCGCCGGGGCACATGCAGAACGAGAAGACGCCGCGCGCCTCGCCCGCGACCCGGGGGTTGTCGGCCAGCTTGTAGTCGGCGGGCGGGAGCTTCGGGTGGCGCCGCTCGGTGCCGTACTGGATGCGGTCGATGAGCGGCTGCGGGTGCTCCGC from Anaeromyxobacter dehalogenans 2CP-C includes:
- a CDS encoding 30S ribosomal protein S1 gives rise to the protein MENQTPRTPDVETEDFATLFAASEASAGPIEEGKVVNGTVIQLTKDYAVIDIGYKSEGQVPISEFSTAPGGEPAVKVGDKVEVLVESRENDTGMVVLSKEKADKMRIWDEISAACERDELVEGVIVGRVKGGLSVDIGVKAFLPGSQVDIRPVRNLDKLIGEKFKFKVIKFNKKRGNIVLSRRVLLEKEREELKKETLKNLKEGAILKGVVKNLTDYGAFIDLGGIDGLLHVTDMSWGRIGHPSEMFEVGQEVRVVVLKFDPTSERVSLGLKQIQEDPWHRADEKYPVGTRVKGKVVSLTDYGAFIELEQGVEGLVHVSEMSWTKRVKHPSKLVNVGDQVEAVVLDIDPKAKRISLGMKQIEANPWTLLEDKYPIGTTIRGEVRNVTDFGIFVGVEEGIDGLVHVSDISWTERIKHPGEKFKKGDVVEAVVLNIDVENERFSLGIKQAHVDPWTTLSERHPVGARVKGRVTKVTDFGAFVEIEPGIEGLVHVSEMKDERVENPRDVVQEGQEVEVKVIDMDLQDRKVALSMKAVNRDGGEDDYREYLRRQGDGRARLGDLMEKFNRRK
- the sppA gene encoding signal peptide peptidase SppA is translated as MNPSDPNEPLPTTPVGPQEPQPGATGPGSPARPEPPRWGAPPPPPPSWGPPPGPPPSSGWGAPPPGMPPQPPPRRDRLALGIVAFIFGGLFLVFFGFLLLAFGAVRGESPRLGSGPRVGVIDVKGTIGGGPERDETEDILKRIRRFADDGDLKAVVIRVDSPGGSVGASQEIHDEVKRLAQKKVVVCSMGNLAASGGLYVSVACPKIVANPGTLTGSIGVISQFPNVKDLAEKLGVKVETVKTGKLKDAGNPFRDMTPEDRAYWQGLVENTLGQFVKAVAEGRKLDEAKVRAIADGRVLTGAQAKEAGLVDQLGNFYDAVELAKQEAKLSGEPVLVYPPDEHGRFLEQLMGGAAGAVADAVATRVAQGAADARQPGVYFLAR
- a CDS encoding HIT family protein, encoding MQQPLWAPWRMEFIRSEKPTGCIFCDFPAAPESADRGNLVVHRSAHAFTCLNRFPYNSGHVMVIPRAHLADLGALGPAEWTDLQEELRRAAAVVKAVYRPDGMNVGMNLGRAGGAGIADHLHWHVVPRWLGDNNFMPVLADNRVVVEALDEAWQRLRAGFAALGP
- a CDS encoding tetratricopeptide repeat protein, with the protein product MTQLWLALAAGSLAAIVAILLAERLRRRRDEAQAYLKGVRSIVQGDPDAAIEALSDAARLGTPEAVDTYLALGALFRREGDLARAVRLHRNMLFGRGLDPARRAEVERELAEDYRRSGMLAEAAELYARLAERDGDRAAAEGLRDVKVEQGDLAGAVALQRRIGPQDGDPVLAHLLAAQAREALPGDPARAAALAREGLAAHARSADAWMALAEAEAAAGATAAALEAAGRSLDEDPRAALLAWPAVAAVPDAAAAEAFAAARAAARPDDAALHLLHGRALHRCGRTPEAVAALRLALERDRVGEVSLAMRELLHQAGAPGPDDLAARHDLLVAALLRRGKAPRCERCGSDAPSRAWRCRRCGAFDAYP
- a CDS encoding arginine--tRNA ligase produces the protein MVRDRVIELFRKALAQGADDGRWPAADAGFSVEAPRDPKHGDFAVNAAMVLAKQAGKPPRELAQAIVEAVRAADTAGDLAGLEIAGPGFINVRLSPDLWLRTLARAVAEGPAYGRTAVGQGKKVIVEYVSANPTGPMHVGHGRNAVVGDGVQGLLRWAGFDVSREYYVNDYGAQVQTLARSVHLRYQELHGRAVTMPPKSYPGEYVKDIAAGLKAEYGARFLDAPEAEWLTLFRDHAVQHVLGMIREDLAAVNISFDRWSSEKALYESGTVDRFLRFLEEKDLVYVGKLPPPKSKKGQPPPQAQPDEEGVTAAEDLTLFRSSAYGDEVDRPVKKADGTPTYFCADIAYHWDKRQRADALVDVLGADHGGYVPRLEAAMEALGASRKDLHVVLIQMVSLMRGGESVKMSKRAGTLVSLREVVDEVGRDATRFIFLTRRSDAPLDFDVELAKKQTLDNPVFYVQYGHARLAAIFQKAREAGHAVPEFDLDAARTLGSPEEQDLIRRIAAFPDLLAAAALAYEPHRVAFYLQETIAAFHSWYTQGKKSGEKVIGPDPVKTAARLFLCRALKQVLANGLAVLGVSAPDRMESPETRDIADDV
- a CDS encoding SPOR domain-containing protein; the protein is MREENARSREKFELSLDGRQIASIVVGALVILGVIFVLGLNVGRQMAARQAEAVRGSGDLDALDRVPVAAPAAPARNDLTFYDQLPKGKPSAPPPVEARPAAAPAPAPAAAPAPSAAPAPAPAAPAVAATAPAKPAATAAPAATPKPAAAPAPTPPAAAAPKPAAAGAFAVQLAATQSRTEAERIAAKYRALSPRIEAADVPGKGRFFRVRAGSFATRAEAERYLRDAERESGAKGFVTASR
- a CDS encoding cupin domain-containing protein; this encodes MTSTFENPKRVEKPWGHELWWAHTERYVGKLLHVKAGTQLSLQYHVKKDETIHLWSGEMVLVLQEDGRLVDHPMRPGDSYHVRPGTVHRMRAVTDCDVLEVSTPEVEDVVRVQDDYGR